A single window of Pogoniulus pusillus isolate bPogPus1 chromosome 11, bPogPus1.pri, whole genome shotgun sequence DNA harbors:
- the CBX8 gene encoding chromobox protein homolog 8 isoform X2 — protein sequence MELSAVGERVFAAEALLKRRIRKGRMEYLVKWKGWSQKYSTWEPEENILDARLLAAFEEREREMELYGPKKRGPKPKTFLLKAQAKAKAKTYEFRSDSSRGIRVPYPGRSPQELGSTSRAREGLRNIALPPQGSSSTSTPKADGIRDRVIRVEEKPGETPKKRGPKPRKELYKDLAETLDASKRKLGDPGDKVGDYLKARKMEEAAAGAAKFGSGHSVIQLARRQDPDLPGTLPGPNRAEVGAKLGAAETYPPRLAKHRADFLDPKGQGGLDPGGPKLLHSTVSPGGVGSLYRDGVGGQAGRPSLIARIPVSRILGDPEEESWSPSLNNLEKVVVTDVTSNFLTVTIKESSTDQGFFKEKR from the exons ATGGAGCTCTCGGCCGTCGGGGAGCGAGTCTTCGCGGCCGAGGCCCTGCTAAAGCGCCGCATCCGCAAA GGGCGGATGGAATATCTGGTCAAATGGAAGGGCTGGTCTCAGAA GTACAGCACTTGGGAACCCGAGGAGAACATCCTAGATGCCCGGCTGCTCGCAGCCTTTGAGGAGAG ggagcGAGAAATGGAGCTATATGGGCCCAAAAAGCGaggccccaaacccaaaaccttccTGCTAAAG gcccaggcaaaagcaaaagccaaAACCTATGAATTCCGCAGTGACTCTTCCCGGGGAATCCGGGTGCCGTATCCTGGCAGGtctccccaggagctgggctcCACGTCCCGGGCTAGGGAAGGACTGAGAAACATAGCTCTGCCCccacagggcagctccagcaccagcacccccaaggcagATGGCATCCGGGACCGGGTGATTCGtgtggaggagaaacctgggGAGACCCCCAAAAAGAGAGGCCCAAAGCCCCGGAAAGAGCTTTACAAGGACCTGGCGGAGACTCTGGACGCCTCCAAGAGGAAACTGGGGGACCCAGGGGACAAGGTGGGAGACTACCTGAAGGCCAGGAAGAtggaggaggcagctgcaggggcgGCCAAGTTTGGTTCAGGACACAGTGTCATCCAGCTGGCCCGGCGACAGGACCCTGACCTCCCCGGCACCCTGCCCGGCCCCAACCGAGCTGAGGTGGGTGCcaagctgggagctgctgagacCTACCCTCCACGGTTGGCCAAGCACCGGGCAGACTTTCTGGACCCCAAGGGGCAAGGGGGGCTGGATCCTGGCGGGCCCAAGCTCCTGCACAGCACGGTGAGCCCAGgtggtgtgggcagcctgtaccgTGATGGTGTGGGGGGCCAGGCGGGGCGACCTTCCCTCATCGCCAGGATCCCTGTCTCCAGGATCCTGGGGGACCCGGAGGAGGAATCCTGGAGCCCCTCTCTCAACAACCTGGAGAAGGTGGTGGTAACTGATGTGACCTCTAACTTTTTGACCGTCACCATCAAGGAGAGCAGCACGGACCAAGGATTCTTTAAAGAGAAGCGATGA
- the CBX8 gene encoding chromobox protein homolog 8 isoform X1 has protein sequence MELSAVGERVFAAEALLKRRIRKGRMEYLVKWKGWSQKYSTWEPEENILDARLLAAFEESFGSFNTSREREMELYGPKKRGPKPKTFLLKAQAKAKAKTYEFRSDSSRGIRVPYPGRSPQELGSTSRAREGLRNIALPPQGSSSTSTPKADGIRDRVIRVEEKPGETPKKRGPKPRKELYKDLAETLDASKRKLGDPGDKVGDYLKARKMEEAAAGAAKFGSGHSVIQLARRQDPDLPGTLPGPNRAEVGAKLGAAETYPPRLAKHRADFLDPKGQGGLDPGGPKLLHSTVSPGGVGSLYRDGVGGQAGRPSLIARIPVSRILGDPEEESWSPSLNNLEKVVVTDVTSNFLTVTIKESSTDQGFFKEKR, from the exons ATGGAGCTCTCGGCCGTCGGGGAGCGAGTCTTCGCGGCCGAGGCCCTGCTAAAGCGCCGCATCCGCAAA GGGCGGATGGAATATCTGGTCAAATGGAAGGGCTGGTCTCAGAA GTACAGCACTTGGGAACCCGAGGAGAACATCCTAGATGCCCGGCTGCTCGCAGCCTTTGAGGAGAG CTTTGGTTCTtttaacacctctagggagcGAGAAATGGAGCTATATGGGCCCAAAAAGCGaggccccaaacccaaaaccttccTGCTAAAG gcccaggcaaaagcaaaagccaaAACCTATGAATTCCGCAGTGACTCTTCCCGGGGAATCCGGGTGCCGTATCCTGGCAGGtctccccaggagctgggctcCACGTCCCGGGCTAGGGAAGGACTGAGAAACATAGCTCTGCCCccacagggcagctccagcaccagcacccccaaggcagATGGCATCCGGGACCGGGTGATTCGtgtggaggagaaacctgggGAGACCCCCAAAAAGAGAGGCCCAAAGCCCCGGAAAGAGCTTTACAAGGACCTGGCGGAGACTCTGGACGCCTCCAAGAGGAAACTGGGGGACCCAGGGGACAAGGTGGGAGACTACCTGAAGGCCAGGAAGAtggaggaggcagctgcaggggcgGCCAAGTTTGGTTCAGGACACAGTGTCATCCAGCTGGCCCGGCGACAGGACCCTGACCTCCCCGGCACCCTGCCCGGCCCCAACCGAGCTGAGGTGGGTGCcaagctgggagctgctgagacCTACCCTCCACGGTTGGCCAAGCACCGGGCAGACTTTCTGGACCCCAAGGGGCAAGGGGGGCTGGATCCTGGCGGGCCCAAGCTCCTGCACAGCACGGTGAGCCCAGgtggtgtgggcagcctgtaccgTGATGGTGTGGGGGGCCAGGCGGGGCGACCTTCCCTCATCGCCAGGATCCCTGTCTCCAGGATCCTGGGGGACCCGGAGGAGGAATCCTGGAGCCCCTCTCTCAACAACCTGGAGAAGGTGGTGGTAACTGATGTGACCTCTAACTTTTTGACCGTCACCATCAAGGAGAGCAGCACGGACCAAGGATTCTTTAAAGAGAAGCGATGA